Genomic DNA from Brassica rapa cultivar Chiifu-401-42 chromosome A04, CAAS_Brap_v3.01, whole genome shotgun sequence:
AAGCTGTGAGATATCAAATAAAGTCCACATTGGAAGTTAGACGAAAAATATAAAGCGATGTCCAATTATAATTAGTACAAGGTTTTTtgggaagaaaacaaaaaaaataaatctatgcGGATTTGTATAAGactaaaagtattttaaaatcgacaataaaaaagttgttttgattattttttacagTAAAAAAGTTTGTTTAGACTAGATTCTATGTAGCTtagttggttttttttttgttttgttttctaacCATAGttggtttttgttgttgtcaTTCTTATTGTTCTACTTGATAGTTGAACCCTTTTTACAATGGTTTTCTTATTCTCAAATACTGTATTTTCTTTGAACATGATCCTAATCAATTTTGTTGTTGTGAAGATTAGTAATGCAATGTGGTGGTCTTCTTATAATTACTGTAAGTAAGGTATTgaaattaaatgaaattaaattGTGAAACCAAAAGAAGAAACTATAGAGCCTTTCATCTTTTTGTAACAGAGCGAGACTCAGTTACTAAAATAAGCAAAAATACTTTATCATTTTGCGTGTATACAGAGTCTTAATAATTGTTTTCCACTTTCCTACAGAAAAAATAAGAAAGGTCATTTAGGGCTCTCTTGAAGGGTTTTCACCCCATAGAAACAGAGCACTAGAGAGAGGTTGTGAGACTGAAACAGTCAAGGAGGAGAAGAGGAGTTGTCTTCCTGAGATGGCTAGAAACATAGCATTTGGTAGGATTCAAGAAGACGTGAACAAGACAAGCTTCTTCAAGATTCTTGCAGATGAAGATCTCTCCTCTGAATCCATGGTACTCATGTTCTTTAACCTTATCATCTCCTCCTAATAGTTTATTTTTCCTTGTCTGAAATGTTCAAAGGTGGGATCTTTGATCTTCCATGTTTGATGTGtctaattaaaacatatattttgttaCATAACTTTAACTgccatgtttctttttttatttatatcttcattatgtgtgtgtatgtgtgttcCAAAGAGGTTGATTCCAAACGAGTTCTGGAGAAGTAGTGAATGCAAGATTCTCCCACCTAAGGTGACCTTGAAGGTGGCTTGGGGAAGTTCTTGGCCAGTGAATCTCTCACCATTCATGGGATGTTACCTTATGGAGAGAAAGGGATGGGAGGAGTTTCTAAACGACAATCACTTAGGAGACAACGAGTTTCTGACCTTCACTAACGAAGGAAACAATTGCATAACCGTTGACATCTTCCAGAAGAATTGTGTAGAGATTCTCAAGCCactaaacacttcttcttccagTAAGCTCTTGagtagttttttattttattttgtggatatttgtttttttttattaatccaCTGTGATTTTTTGATGGCTATGAAGATGTCAAGAATGAAGAGATGAGCTGTGTTGATCCTGTAATAGCTGAATCTAATAAGAGGAAAGTGGATAGTAATGTCTATggagcttcttcatcttcttcctctgctgCAACATTCAGTCTCACCATCAAGAAATCACATCTCACACTGTTGGTAAGATTAAACCAATACACAAGTACCCATTTGAGGTTTCTTACTAATGATATTATGTTACTTGGAatgattgtttttattttatttgatcagTCCATACCGGTAACTTTTGCAAAGGAGCACATGCCAAAGGTGAGGACTAAGTTTGTCATACATGATCCCAAGGGTAAGCCATGGGAGGTGGTCTACGTTCCCAGTAATGGATCAAAGTTGTTTTCCAGCGGATGGAGGTTTCTAGCAAATGGCTACGGTTTAGCTGTTGGAGATTTGTGCACTTTCAGACTCGTTAGACCCAAAGAGATGGTTCTTGAAGTCTTACATGCCTCTCCATGAAGGAGTGTTTGATTAATAGCTCATAAGTTTAGACTAGTTGAAGCTTTTGTTTCATGCAGCTTAGTCTTATAGTTTTGGATCTTTATGATTAAATGAAACTgatgctttttttttatcaatgacTTTATTAGCAAATCAATATGATAATGAAACCAAATATTGTagaaaaaattacaaaacaaaacttgaaaGAAGTAAGAAACAGAATAGCATTGTTAATGAGTTTTACTCAAAGATCAGAAAAGACTTTGAATATGTTACCATTGATGTAGTCATTCTCTACCAAACTTACCAAATAGTAGCTGTTCTTGACATCCTCAAGCAAGTTTCTGGAAGGGTCAGCTTCTTCAGGGTACAAGTTAGCCCAGTTTCTTGACCAAGTCTCAAACGCTTCATCTTTCCAGACATTGAAGCTAGAAGGGTCAACAATGGTTGGTTGAATAATCTCCTTAGCTGGAAAAACACCCCAAGTAACagcattcacatcagattgtgAAGTGTTTGACACCCAAGTTTCACCTTTGTTCATAGCTATGTAAGTTATAGATGGCAAAGCTTTGCATATCTCAACAAGTGCATCTAACTTGTCCTTTGAGCAGAAGAACTCTAGGTAAGCCTTTTGGTATACATATCCACCAGGACCACCCCATCCTGAAAATCATACAAAGCATTTGATAAGGAGAAGCTTAGAGTCAATATCTCACTAGTTATGATAAGAAACTTACCAACGGTTGAAGAATCAGATCTCTCAGCGTTGACTGATGGTTGGCTATTGATGGTCAAGAAGCCTTTGGAGTTTACTTTCACCAGCTGCTCGTTTATGATCTTTGTCTCTGGCTGGAGTCCATCCAGTTCAGACCATGGACTGCTCTTTAAGTTTCCAAGGCAAAGCTCCTTGAATTTCTGTTAACGTGTTTCACAAGATTATTGCGAGTGTCTGCGTTTCTTCAAGTGAAAGTCAAGATTATTACCTCATGAATATCTTCGACGCTTTTTAATGGGACAACCCATTCTTGTTGAAGCTTCTTGTCACGTGCTCGTGGACGTGAGAACTAACAACAAGAAAATCATTTAGTTCAGCAGAGAAGCATACAAGAACATGTGACATGTAACAATGTTAGTACCTGGTGATCAGTGAGTGCACCATATGAGGCACTGCGTGAATCACCCCACCGGCCTTGTGGGAAGTTTTCCCAGGCCTTGGTTCTTGAAATGTAACTCTTTGGACGGTTTGCCCTTAAAAAGATTAAGAATAAATATTCTATGTGGATTAAGTCCTGTAGCTACTACCTAGGCATAATCAGAACATGAGAAAGTAAGTGTGGTTTACCAGAAAATAGGACGCACATCTTCCTTAATACGGAAAACATTAGCAGGACGTCTCCACGGTAAAGAACGAGAGATTTTGGACTCTTCAATCATACCAAGATTCTGCAACATCATCATAATGATGGTTAGGATACTTTTAACGTAAATTTCAGTAGTGCAATGAGGACCAACCATCAATATTGAAAGAGCTGATTTCTCCATGTTCAATGTGTAGAGATGAAGAGACTTTATCCCATGAGCCA
This window encodes:
- the LOC103866126 gene encoding B3 domain-containing protein At5g18090: MARNIAFGRIQEDVNKTSFFKILADEDLSSESMRLIPNEFWRSSECKILPPKVTLKVAWGSSWPVNLSPFMGCYLMERKGWEEFLNDNHLGDNEFLTFTNEGNNCITVDIFQKNCVEILKPLNTSSSNVKNEEMSCVDPVIAESNKRKVDSNVYGASSSSSSAATFSLTIKKSHLTLLSIPVTFAKEHMPKVRTKFVIHDPKGKPWEVVYVPSNGSKLFSSGWRFLANGYGLAVGDLCTFRLVRPKEMVLEVLHASP
- the LOC103866125 gene encoding methylenetetrahydrofolate reductase 2 translates to MKVIDKIKSWTDEGKTTFSFEFFPPRTEDGVDNLFERMDRLVAYGPAFCDITWGAGGSTADLTLDIVSRMQNVVCVESMMHLTCTNMPVEKIDHALETIRSNGIQNVLALRGDPPHGENKFVQVEGGFGCALDLVNHIRSKYGDYFGIAVSGYPEAHPDVIGENGLASKEAYQSDLEYLKKKVDAGADLIVTQLFFDTDMLLKFVNDCRQIGIKCPIVPGIMPINNYKGFLRMIGFCKTKIPAEVMAALEPIQDNEEAVKAYGIHLGTEMCKKILAHGIKSLHLYTLNMEKSALSILMNLGMIEESKISRSLPWRRPANVFRIKEDVRPIFWANRPKSYISRTKAWENFPQGRWGDSRSASYGALTDHQFSRPRARDKKLQQEWVVPLKSVEDIHEKFKELCLGNLKSSPWSELDGLQPETKIINEQLVKVNSKGFLTINSQPSVNAERSDSSTVGWGGPGGYVYQKAYLEFFCSKDKLDALVEICKALPSITYIAMNKGETWVSNTSQSDVNAVTWGVFPAKEIIQPTIVDPSSFNVWKDEAFETWSRNWANLYPEEADPSRNLLEDVKNSYYLVSLVENDYINGNIFKVFSDL